One stretch of Bacteroidales bacterium DNA includes these proteins:
- a CDS encoding choice-of-anchor D domain-containing protein — MKKITLITLFSFLFLANILNAQTTIQFAGFNWTVRNGSGGPGPNNWSNSPSSVWVDSNGQLHLKIRKIGNIWYCTEVIAQQSFGYGEYRFYVASNVENYDPNIVVGLFTYETDSREIDIEFSRWGDPLKVDGWYTIQPSPYNTNNQKSFSLNLSGDYSTHKFIWNSSNIYFQSYHGHYATLPSSDNLIKQWTYTGNNNPPVGNERLHINFWLFSGNPPTNQQEAELIISAVYVPSVASPSNDNCLGAKLLTLNSSCNYTSGTTIGATSSGFASCSGNINDDDVFYYFNTGTKTTVTINVQGTGSFDPAVQVLSGTCGNSMLQITNGCIDESAHGGFESRTFTGLSTNTTYYIRIGSYDSGSSNQGNFQVCVYSSLADLIITAGTQNVNPTTVTAGSNITVSCSEDNIGTANSGANEVTLWLSADANLNTSNDVYLGQITGFPNVSPNTCSNILSTSIQILPNTTQGNYYLFFWADGNNDVNELIENNNFASKQITVTTQAQPPLTVSYPNGGETLYKGSNYNITWNSSNVTGNIQIDLYKNGSNVLQLAASASNTGTYSFNPPSNLANGSDYKIGISAMSGSVSDFSNSFFTITSQSCTNWSLNPISANFVANGGSGSFIVSATGTGCTYSAISNNSWINSIVYPGYGTTNYNVDANTGTARTGSISIKDGSSGVTVLTFNIAQAGQLPLTVTYPNGGETLYKGSNYNITWNSSNITGNIQIDLYKNGSNVLQLAASASNTGTYSFNPPSNLTNGSDYKIGISAMSGSVSDFSNSSFTITSNANPVINVSGNLSFGSIPISSSSQRMLTINNIGDATLTVSSINYPSGFSGNWSGNIGAGDSLNVTVTFAPTTVTSYSGNITVNSNATSGTNAITCSGTGSVAPTPAISLSGNLNFGGVKVGSSSQQTLTINNIGNASLTVLSINYPSGFSGNWSGNIGAGDSLNVIVTFSPISTIYYSGNITINSTAISGTTTIQCSGLGISSTDINDIDNVRPMIIYPNPTTGLLTIKSNDLADGNYKIFLSTALGQKLLEKEFKITSKSREIQIDIKELPSGMYFLTIQSTKIYQTFSIQKQ; from the coding sequence ATGAAAAAAATAACCTTAATTACTTTGTTTTCCTTTTTATTCCTAGCAAATATATTAAATGCACAAACTACAATTCAATTTGCAGGATTTAATTGGACTGTGAGAAATGGATCAGGTGGCCCAGGTCCAAATAATTGGTCAAATAGTCCAAGTAGTGTTTGGGTAGACTCAAATGGTCAATTACATTTAAAAATAAGAAAAATCGGAAATATTTGGTACTGTACCGAAGTAATAGCTCAACAGTCCTTCGGCTATGGAGAATACAGATTTTATGTCGCTAGCAATGTTGAAAACTACGATCCAAATATAGTTGTTGGTTTATTTACTTATGAAACCGATAGTAGAGAAATCGATATCGAATTCTCAAGATGGGGAGATCCCCTGAAGGTAGATGGATGGTACACCATACAACCCTCTCCTTATAATACCAACAATCAAAAAAGTTTTTCATTAAACTTATCCGGCGACTACTCAACACATAAGTTTATTTGGAATAGCAGTAATATTTATTTTCAAAGCTATCACGGTCATTATGCAACTTTACCATCTTCAGATAATCTAATAAAACAATGGACTTATACTGGTAACAATAATCCACCAGTAGGAAATGAAAGACTCCATATTAATTTTTGGCTATTTTCAGGTAATCCACCAACAAATCAACAAGAAGCGGAGTTGATAATCAGTGCTGTCTATGTTCCATCAGTCGCATCTCCATCAAACGACAATTGTTTAGGGGCAAAATTATTAACGTTAAACTCTTCTTGTAATTACACATCAGGAACAACCATTGGAGCAACATCTTCTGGGTTCGCCTCTTGTTCAGGTAATATAAATGATGATGATGTATTTTATTATTTTAATACAGGGACTAAAACAACGGTTACCATTAATGTACAAGGGACTGGAAGCTTTGATCCGGCTGTTCAAGTTTTATCTGGCACATGTGGTAATTCAATGCTTCAAATAACTAATGGCTGTATTGATGAAAGCGCACATGGTGGATTTGAATCACGCACATTTACTGGCTTAAGTACAAATACAACTTATTATATTCGTATTGGGAGTTATGATAGTGGCTCATCTAACCAAGGCAATTTTCAAGTATGTGTTTATTCTTCATTAGCTGATTTAATAATTACAGCAGGAACTCAAAATGTTAACCCAACTACTGTTACGGCAGGTTCAAATATTACAGTAAGTTGCTCAGAAGATAATATCGGTACGGCAAATTCTGGAGCAAATGAAGTTACATTATGGCTTTCTGCTGATGCAAATTTAAACACTAGTAATGATGTATACTTAGGACAGATAACAGGTTTTCCAAATGTATCACCTAATACATGTAGTAATATATTAAGCACTAGTATTCAAATACTACCAAACACTACACAAGGCAATTATTACTTATTCTTTTGGGCTGATGGAAACAATGATGTTAACGAATTAATTGAAAATAATAATTTTGCATCAAAACAAATTACCGTAACAACACAAGCGCAACCTCCTCTCACGGTATCATACCCCAATGGGGGAGAAACTCTATATAAAGGATCTAACTATAATATCACATGGAACAGTTCAAATGTTACTGGCAATATTCAAATTGATTTGTATAAAAATGGCTCAAATGTTCTGCAGCTGGCAGCCAGTGCTTCGAACACAGGGACATACTCCTTTAACCCGCCCTCGAATCTGGCGAATGGTAGTGATTATAAAATAGGTATTAGCGCAATGAGCGGTAGTGTTTCTGACTTTAGCAATAGTTTCTTTACAATAACTTCGCAATCTTGTACTAATTGGTCATTAAACCCTATATCCGCTAATTTTGTAGCAAATGGGGGCAGTGGTTCATTTATTGTTTCTGCCACGGGAACAGGATGCACGTATAGTGCAATTAGTAATAATAGTTGGATTAATAGTATAGTTTACCCAGGATATGGAACCACAAACTATAATGTTGATGCAAACACAGGAACAGCAAGGACGGGAAGTATTTCAATAAAAGATGGGAGTAGTGGTGTCACTGTTTTGACATTCAATATTGCACAAGCGGGACAATTGCCACTTACAGTTACATACCCTAATGGGGGAGAAACGCTCTATAAAGGCTCTAACTACAATATCACATGGAACAGCTCAAATATTACAGGCAATATTCAGATTGACTTATATAAAAATGGCTCAAATGTTTTACAACTGGCAGCCAGTGCTTCGAATACAGGCACATACTCCTTTAACCCGCCTTCGAATCTGACGAATGGTAGTGATTATAAAATTGGTATTAGCGCTATGAGCGGTAGTGTTTCTGATTTTAGCAATAGTTCTTTTACAATAACATCGAATGCAAATCCAGTAATAAATGTAAGTGGTAATTTAAGTTTTGGTAGTATACCTATTAGCAGTTCATCTCAGCGAATGCTAACAATAAATAATATAGGAGATGCTACATTAACCGTTTCATCAATAAATTATCCATCAGGTTTTAGTGGAAACTGGAGCGGAAACATTGGAGCAGGAGACTCACTAAATGTTACTGTTACATTTGCACCAACAACAGTTACTTCTTATAGTGGCAACATAACTGTAAACTCAAACGCAACTAGTGGTACCAATGCTATTACATGTTCAGGAACAGGTTCCGTTGCTCCAACTCCAGCAATCAGTTTAAGTGGTAATTTAAACTTTGGTGGTGTTAAAGTAGGTAGTTCTTCTCAGCAAACATTAACAATAAATAATATAGGAAATGCATCGTTAACCGTTCTATCAATAAATTATCCGTCAGGTTTTAGTGGAAATTGGAGCGGAAACATTGGAGCAGGGGACTCACTAAATGTTATCGTTACATTTTCTCCCATTTCGACAATTTATTATAGCGGTAATATCACGATTAACTCTACTGCTATAAGTGGGACTACAACTATTCAATGTTCTGGTTTAGGAATATCATCTACTGATATTAATGATATTGACAATGTTAGACCAATGATAATATATCCTAATCCTACAACAGGATTGTTGACCATTAAATCCAATGATTTAGCAGATGGTAATTACAAAATATTTTTATCAACTGCATTGGGTCAAAAACTTCTTGAAAAAGAATTCAAGATCACAAGTAAATCTA
- a CDS encoding class II aldolase/adducin family protein → MSQEGVIKYSCNWIKTEPFDFEQFEAINYWRNCLYELGLIGVYGDGLGYGNLSLRVNGNQYIITGSATGGFMHLTKEHYTKVISYNLETNSLTAQGPIVASSESLTHAAIYQSDPNINAVFHGHHMDLWQHYLHKLPTSDVSVEYGTLSMAHEIIRLYAETDMPDKQIMIMGGHKDGIISFGKSLDETGYKMLKYYKLLSNMSKELNSVTATKQNGHYADDTQNKLHQKIEEITMYMISQQKQIEELTKEINELKK, encoded by the coding sequence ATGAGCCAAGAAGGTGTAATCAAATATAGCTGTAATTGGATAAAAACGGAACCGTTTGATTTTGAACAATTCGAAGCAATTAATTATTGGCGTAATTGTCTTTATGAATTGGGATTGATAGGGGTGTATGGTGATGGTCTTGGCTACGGAAACCTTAGTCTTCGTGTTAACGGAAATCAGTATATTATTACGGGATCGGCAACAGGGGGATTTATGCATCTCACCAAAGAGCATTATACCAAGGTAATATCATATAATCTTGAAACCAATTCACTAACCGCCCAAGGACCAATAGTTGCATCATCCGAATCACTTACCCATGCTGCAATATATCAATCGGATCCAAATATAAATGCTGTTTTTCATGGGCATCACATGGATTTATGGCAGCATTATCTGCATAAATTGCCTACATCCGATGTTTCGGTTGAATATGGGACTCTGTCTATGGCTCATGAAATTATTAGATTATATGCTGAAACTGATATGCCCGATAAGCAAATTATGATTATGGGGGGGCATAAGGATGGCATTATATCTTTTGGCAAATCATTGGACGAAACAGGTTATAAAATGCTTAAATACTATAAGCTGTTATCTAATATGAGTAAGGAACTTAATTCCGTAACAGCAACTAAGCAAAATGGGCATTATGCGGATGATACCCAAAATAAACTGCATCAAAAGATTGAGGAGATCACTATGTATATGATTTCTCAGCAAAAGCAAATTGAAGAATTGACCAAGGAGATAAATGAATTAAAAAAATAG
- a CDS encoding prolyl oligopeptidase family serine peptidase, whose amino-acid sequence MKKSLFYLTILIFVSSNLIYGQNKPIERANYQLATRFSPKKVGKMVFSTSVDPHWLKNSERFWYSYETSNGKNYYIVDPASKVKKLLFDNVSMAAQMSKLSRDPFDAQHLPIEKIKFIKNETVIQFEVKSTLVDEDKKDSEENDMKKKDKKKDKADSDKPDKKTYHFEYDLTSGKLTLIDDFKKIKENPEWANISPDGEKIVFSKKHNLYWMDKSNYEKAKKDEKDTTIVEYQITKDGVKDYEYGYTKENEDNEEEVKNIDNRKPTYILWSHDSKMFALAREDSRKVKDLWVIKTLSNPRPTLETYKYQMPGEKESPIEELLIYNMVADTMIKVDVAAFKDQNLSIYSAPKLNKERDDDYVAKKWLSKTNDRLYFSRISRDLKRADICYADPKTGKVTVLIEERLNTYIDLNDLGLVNNGKELIHWSERDGWGHFYLYDGDGKLKNQITSGPFHCESIEGIDETNRVLYFTANGLEPNEDPYYLHLYRINFDGTGLKLLNKGDFDHAVVLSDSYKYFVDNFSRVNTTPESSLIDNMGNKISSLEKTDLSLLFQAGYKFPEIFKVKAADGITDLYGAMYKPFDFDSTRLYPIIEYVYPGPQTEAVNKAFSTRMDRIDRLAQFGFIVITVGNRGGHPARSKWYHNYGYGNLRNYGLADKKVTIEQLADRHKYIDVNRVGIHGHSGGGFMSTAAMLVYPDFFKVAVSNAGNHENNIYNRWWSEKHHGIKEIADTSGNVKFEYDIEKNSQLAKNLKGHLLLTTGEIDDNVHPGNTTRVMNALIRANKRFDYFMFPGQRHGYGDMFEYYFWLMGDYFSKYLIGDYSNSVDITEMNREIEQK is encoded by the coding sequence ATGAAAAAATCATTGTTTTATCTTACAATTCTGATATTCGTATCGTCGAATCTCATATATGGACAAAACAAACCTATTGAAAGGGCGAACTATCAACTTGCAACACGTTTTTCACCAAAGAAGGTCGGTAAAATGGTATTCAGTACCAGCGTTGATCCACATTGGTTAAAGAATAGCGAACGCTTTTGGTACTCTTATGAAACCTCAAATGGCAAAAACTACTACATTGTTGATCCTGCCTCTAAAGTAAAGAAATTGCTATTCGACAATGTTAGCATGGCAGCCCAAATGTCCAAATTATCAAGAGATCCTTTTGATGCGCAGCATCTACCAATTGAAAAAATTAAATTCATAAAGAACGAAACGGTAATCCAATTTGAGGTGAAAAGCACCTTGGTTGATGAGGATAAAAAGGATTCGGAAGAAAACGATATGAAGAAGAAAGACAAGAAGAAGGATAAGGCAGATAGTGACAAACCTGATAAAAAAACTTATCATTTCGAGTACGATCTTACTTCTGGAAAGTTAACGTTGATTGATGATTTCAAGAAAATTAAGGAGAATCCTGAATGGGCAAACATTTCGCCCGATGGTGAAAAAATTGTTTTCTCGAAAAAGCACAATCTCTACTGGATGGATAAATCGAACTACGAGAAAGCAAAAAAGGATGAAAAGGACACCACAATTGTTGAGTATCAGATAACTAAAGATGGTGTAAAAGATTATGAATATGGATATACTAAAGAAAATGAGGATAACGAGGAAGAGGTAAAAAATATCGATAATCGCAAGCCCACCTATATTCTTTGGTCGCATGATTCAAAGATGTTTGCACTTGCCCGTGAGGACAGCCGAAAGGTAAAAGATCTTTGGGTTATAAAAACTCTCTCAAACCCAAGGCCAACTCTCGAAACCTATAAGTACCAAATGCCGGGTGAAAAAGAATCCCCAATTGAGGAACTTCTTATATATAATATGGTTGCCGACACTATGATTAAAGTTGATGTGGCTGCATTTAAGGATCAGAATTTATCAATATATAGCGCACCTAAACTCAACAAAGAGCGTGATGATGATTATGTTGCAAAAAAGTGGTTGTCGAAAACTAATGATAGACTTTATTTCTCACGTATTTCCAGAGATCTAAAAAGGGCAGATATTTGTTACGCCGATCCCAAAACTGGAAAAGTTACAGTATTAATTGAGGAGAGGCTTAATACATATATCGATTTAAACGATTTGGGATTGGTTAATAATGGGAAAGAGCTAATCCATTGGTCGGAACGTGATGGCTGGGGGCACTTTTATCTTTATGATGGCGATGGTAAACTAAAAAATCAAATCACCTCGGGACCATTCCATTGTGAGAGCATCGAAGGGATTGATGAAACAAACAGGGTACTATATTTTACTGCAAATGGTTTAGAACCAAATGAAGATCCATACTATTTACATCTCTATAGAATAAATTTTGACGGCACAGGTCTAAAACTTCTAAATAAGGGAGATTTTGATCATGCAGTCGTTTTATCGGATTCATATAAATATTTTGTAGATAATTTCTCCAGAGTAAATACCACTCCCGAATCGTCTCTAATAGATAATATGGGAAATAAAATATCAAGTCTTGAGAAAACTGATCTTTCTCTCCTTTTCCAGGCAGGTTATAAATTTCCAGAAATCTTTAAAGTTAAAGCAGCCGATGGGATAACCGATTTATATGGGGCAATGTATAAACCTTTCGATTTTGATTCAACAAGACTTTATCCAATTATTGAGTATGTTTACCCAGGCCCTCAAACGGAAGCCGTGAATAAGGCATTCTCCACTCGTATGGACAGAATTGATAGGCTAGCACAATTCGGTTTTATTGTAATTACGGTGGGCAATCGTGGTGGCCACCCAGCAAGATCAAAATGGTATCATAACTATGGATACGGAAACCTAAGAAACTATGGTCTTGCCGATAAAAAGGTTACCATTGAACAACTTGCCGATAGGCATAAATATATTGATGTCAACAGGGTTGGTATTCACGGTCATTCAGGTGGTGGATTTATGTCAACCGCAGCAATGTTAGTTTACCCCGACTTCTTTAAAGTGGCTGTATCTAACGCTGGTAACCACGAGAATAATATATACAATAGGTGGTGGAGCGAGAAACATCATGGAATAAAGGAAATTGCTGATACAAGCGGGAATGTGAAGTTTGAGTATGATATTGAAAAGAACTCGCAGCTGGCAAAAAATTTGAAGGGACACCTCCTTTTAACCACTGGTGAAATTGATGATAATGTTCATCCTGGGAATACAACAAGGGTGATGAATGCCCTAATTAGAGCCAATAAACGATTTGATTACTTTATGTTTCCCGGGCAACGTCATGGATATGGCGATATGTTCGAGTACTATTTCTGGTTAATGGGCGATTATTTCTCAAAATATTTAATAGGCGATTACTCCAATAGCGTTGATATCACTGAGATGAATAGGGAGATTGAGCAGAAGTAA
- a CDS encoding sodium ion-translocating decarboxylase subunit beta, translated as MGNLDLSQLFQGISTLLTSEPIIIFSRIFLMLLGMLLVYLGKKGVLEPLLMIPMGLGMAAINAGIMFMPDGTQGNLFVDPMITNPDQLIDILQIDFLQPIYTFTFSNGLIACFVFMGIGVLLDVSYVLQRPFLSMFLALFGELGTFLTIPIAMFFGLTLKESASIAMVGGADGPMVLFTSLSLAKHLFVPITVVAYLYLGLTYGGYPYLIRLMVPKRLRGIDMAEINRKKQKKKVRPVSSGEKLAFAVVVCTILCLLFPVAAPLFFSLFLGVAIRESGLKHLIDFVSGPLLYGSTLFLGLLLGVLCEAHLILDPKILKLLILGIISLLISGIGGILGGYVMYFVTKGKFNPVIGIAAVSCVPTTAKVAQKEVSKVNPSAMILPEAIGANISGVITTAIIAGIYITLIPLFK; from the coding sequence ATGGGAAATCTTGATCTCTCCCAACTTTTCCAAGGAATTTCTACACTTTTAACCTCAGAGCCAATCATCATTTTCTCAAGAATATTCCTAATGTTACTTGGAATGTTGCTGGTTTATCTGGGGAAAAAAGGAGTCCTTGAGCCATTGCTAATGATACCTATGGGTCTTGGCATGGCTGCAATAAATGCAGGGATAATGTTTATGCCTGATGGTACTCAGGGAAACCTATTTGTTGATCCGATGATTACAAATCCAGATCAGCTGATAGATATACTCCAGATCGATTTTTTACAACCCATTTACACATTTACATTTAGTAATGGCCTCATAGCATGTTTTGTATTTATGGGGATAGGTGTTTTGCTTGATGTTAGCTATGTTTTACAACGACCGTTTTTGAGTATGTTTTTAGCATTATTCGGTGAACTAGGCACCTTTTTAACCATACCAATTGCAATGTTTTTTGGTCTTACCTTAAAGGAAAGTGCTTCAATTGCTATGGTGGGTGGTGCCGATGGACCTATGGTTCTTTTCACATCACTTAGCTTAGCAAAACATCTATTTGTTCCCATAACTGTTGTTGCCTATTTATACCTTGGGCTAACTTATGGAGGATACCCCTACTTAATTCGCCTGATGGTTCCTAAAAGGTTAAGAGGAATAGATATGGCAGAAATCAACAGGAAAAAGCAAAAGAAAAAAGTTAGACCTGTAAGTTCTGGCGAAAAACTAGCTTTTGCAGTTGTAGTATGTACTATTTTATGCTTACTATTCCCTGTAGCTGCTCCATTATTCTTCTCACTATTTCTTGGTGTAGCTATCCGAGAATCAGGGCTAAAACATCTGATCGATTTTGTAAGCGGTCCATTACTTTACGGTTCCACGCTTTTCCTTGGTCTTCTTTTAGGAGTTCTTTGCGAAGCACATCTAATTTTAGATCCAAAGATTCTGAAACTACTTATACTCGGTATTATCTCACTACTTATATCGGGTATTGGAGGGATTCTGGGTGGATACGTAATGTATTTTGTTACAAAAGGAAAATTCAACCCAGTTATTGGAATTGCAGCAGTAAGCTGTGTTCCAACAACTGCTAAAGTGGCTCAAAAGGAGGTTTCAAAGGTGAATCCTTCAGCCATGATACTACCGGAGGCTATTGGTGCTAATATCTCAGGGGTAATAACCACTGCAATAATTGCTGGCATATACATCACACTTATTCCACTTTTCAAATAG
- a CDS encoding M14 family metallopeptidase, producing MIRYSLLSLVMIFSLTGVYSQTELQTVAEKSNFESTSRYDDVMAYINQLQKTSKNIRVETIAKTFEGRDIPLIIVGNPLPKSPKDLVNDKRVVVYIQANIHAGEVEGKEAVLMYLRDLLKIKNPEVLKDVILLVCPILNADGNEKISTKNRTNQNGPVNGVGVRYNGQFLDLNRDAMKIESPEIKGVITNIFNKWDPEIIMDCHTTNGSYHVEPVTFTWIMNPNCDRSLINYMRDKMMPEMSSTLLNKYKTENCFYGEFIDMMDYSKGWISYAAEPRYLSNYVGVRNRLGILNENYVYADFKSRVLGCYSLINSLMDYSSSHKSEIKDLIKKVDATAIARGLNPTVADSFAIAYEGRPTPNNVTIKTFEADAVESENIYERYKKSDRRKDVTVIYIADYFATKNTKFPFAYILSIPDLDVINVLKAHGVVVEKLNNTINLDVDKFVIEDIKPVSRLSQGHYNETLQGKFVKESKEFPAGSYIIRTSQKLGYLASYLLEPQSDDGLMFWNFFDRYLVPQWSKNFYPYPVYKVINNTEIKSTIDK from the coding sequence ATGATAAGATACTCTTTACTAAGCCTAGTAATGATTTTTAGTTTGACTGGTGTTTATAGCCAAACCGAACTGCAAACAGTTGCTGAGAAGTCAAACTTTGAATCAACCTCACGCTATGATGATGTGATGGCGTATATAAATCAGCTGCAAAAAACATCAAAGAATATCAGAGTTGAAACTATTGCCAAAACATTTGAGGGAAGGGATATCCCGTTAATTATTGTTGGTAACCCATTGCCAAAATCGCCAAAGGATTTGGTAAATGATAAAAGGGTTGTCGTTTACATTCAAGCCAATATTCATGCGGGTGAGGTTGAGGGCAAAGAGGCGGTATTGATGTATCTAAGAGATCTTCTAAAGATTAAAAACCCTGAGGTGCTTAAAGATGTTATTCTGCTAGTATGCCCTATTCTTAACGCCGATGGTAACGAAAAGATAAGTACAAAGAACCGTACCAACCAGAATGGACCTGTAAATGGAGTAGGAGTAAGGTATAATGGTCAATTTCTAGACCTTAACAGGGATGCTATGAAGATTGAATCGCCTGAAATTAAAGGAGTAATTACGAATATCTTCAATAAGTGGGATCCTGAAATTATAATGGATTGTCATACTACAAATGGTTCATATCATGTTGAACCAGTTACTTTTACTTGGATTATGAATCCCAATTGCGACCGTTCGCTAATCAACTACATGCGTGATAAAATGATGCCCGAAATGTCGAGTACTCTTCTAAATAAGTATAAAACTGAGAATTGCTTTTACGGCGAGTTTATCGATATGATGGATTATAGTAAAGGTTGGATATCCTATGCCGCTGAACCACGCTACCTAAGTAACTATGTTGGGGTTCGTAATCGACTCGGAATTCTTAACGAGAATTATGTTTATGCAGATTTTAAATCAAGGGTATTAGGATGCTATAGTCTTATCAATTCGTTGATGGATTATTCCTCATCGCATAAATCGGAAATCAAAGATTTGATTAAAAAGGTTGATGCCACTGCAATTGCCCGAGGATTAAACCCAACTGTGGCTGATTCATTTGCTATTGCTTATGAGGGAAGACCAACCCCAAATAATGTTACAATTAAAACCTTTGAGGCTGATGCTGTAGAGAGCGAGAATATATATGAACGTTACAAGAAAAGCGATAGGAGAAAGGATGTTACTGTAATTTATATTGCTGATTATTTTGCGACTAAGAATACGAAATTCCCTTTTGCATATATTTTATCTATTCCTGATCTTGATGTAATCAATGTTTTAAAAGCACATGGTGTTGTTGTTGAAAAGTTGAATAACACTATAAATCTTGATGTTGATAAGTTTGTAATTGAAGATATTAAGCCAGTTTCAAGATTAAGTCAAGGTCACTACAACGAGACCCTACAGGGTAAATTTGTAAAGGAATCAAAGGAATTCCCTGCTGGGAGTTATATTATTAGAACATCACAGAAGTTAGGATATTTAGCATCTTACCTTCTTGAACCACAATCGGACGATGGTTTGATGTTTTGGAATTTCTTTGATCGTTACCTAGTGCCTCAATGGAGTAAAAACTTTTACCCATACCCTGTTTATAAAGTGATTAATAATACAGAGATAAAATCAACAATTGATAAGTAG
- the mtnA gene encoding S-methyl-5-thioribose-1-phosphate isomerase yields MIVQQKHFRTIWFKNNCSDIVCIIDQRTLPHQFIIEEITTIDEMIVAIKEMHLRGAGLIGVAAGYGMYLAILEAEKEKSFDISLQSSAKKLIDSRPTAVNLIWAVNRQMQAISEVSTVGEKKIVARNMALTIADEDAAFCKNIGEHGVKIIEAISHKKQGDTVNILTHCNAGWLAFVDYGSATAPIYEAFKRGVKIHIWVDETRPRNQGASLTAWELLNAGVPHTIIADNTGGHLMQHGMVDMVIVGADRVTRAGDAANKIGTYLKALAAKDNGIPFYVALPSSTFDWKITDGVKEIPIEERDAEEVKYITGLCDNELKKVLVTPLNSNASNFGFDVTPARLIRGFITERGICEASEKSIASLYPEKVIR; encoded by the coding sequence ATGATTGTTCAGCAAAAACACTTTAGAACTATTTGGTTTAAGAATAACTGCTCTGATATTGTTTGTATTATTGACCAACGTACCTTACCACATCAATTCATTATAGAAGAGATAACTACTATTGATGAGATGATTGTTGCTATTAAAGAGATGCATCTTAGAGGAGCAGGGTTAATTGGGGTAGCAGCAGGGTATGGTATGTATCTTGCAATTTTAGAGGCAGAAAAAGAGAAGTCGTTTGATATTTCACTTCAAAGTTCAGCGAAAAAATTAATTGATTCTAGGCCAACCGCTGTAAACCTTATTTGGGCTGTGAACCGCCAAATGCAAGCAATTTCTGAGGTTTCAACCGTGGGCGAAAAGAAAATAGTAGCACGAAATATGGCATTAACTATTGCCGATGAAGATGCCGCATTTTGCAAAAACATTGGCGAGCATGGTGTGAAAATAATTGAAGCAATAAGCCATAAAAAACAAGGGGATACTGTAAATATCCTAACCCATTGTAATGCTGGTTGGCTAGCATTTGTTGATTATGGATCAGCAACTGCCCCAATCTACGAAGCGTTTAAACGGGGAGTGAAAATACATATTTGGGTAGATGAAACACGGCCTAGAAATCAAGGAGCCAGCCTCACAGCATGGGAACTTTTAAACGCAGGGGTTCCTCATACCATTATTGCCGATAATACTGGAGGTCATTTGATGCAACATGGAATGGTCGACATGGTGATAGTTGGTGCCGATAGGGTTACTCGTGCAGGTGATGCGGCAAATAAAATTGGAACCTACCTAAAAGCTTTAGCAGCTAAGGACAATGGAATTCCTTTCTACGTTGCTTTACCCTCATCAACATTTGATTGGAAAATTACCGATGGGGTTAAAGAAATTCCAATTGAAGAGCGCGATGCCGAAGAGGTTAAATATATTACAGGACTTTGTGATAATGAGCTAAAAAAGGTTTTAGTAACACCTTTAAATAGCAATGCATCCAATTTTGGATTTGATGTTACACCCGCAAGACTTATTAGAGGTTTTATTACTGAGCGCGGGATATGCGAAGCTAGTGAGAAAAGTATTGCAAGTTTATATCCAGAAAAAGTGATAAGATGA